A region of Mammaliicoccus sp. Dog046 DNA encodes the following proteins:
- the prmA gene encoding 50S ribosomal protein L11 methyltransferase, whose translation MNWIEYAIMINKEAEHVVTALLNDLGANGVVIEDSAELDKEHEDVYGEIYELNPEDYPDHDIRVKCYFNELVFTEELEQEIKDTISKVEGINAEILSFSKTIIKESDWENEWKNYFHPFKASERFAIVPSWEEYENNDEDLCIELDPGMAFGTGDHPTTSMCLKHIEEVVEPTHKVIDVGTGSGILSIACHLLGVRSIKAVDLDDLAVNVAKENFIKNDCDQDILAVPGNLLTEETEQYDVIIANILAHIIDLMIEDSYNRLNDGGYFITSGIIDEKSEEIIDKLEHYGYTIEKVLREDGWVSIRARK comes from the coding sequence GTGAACTGGATTGAGTATGCAATCATGATTAATAAGGAAGCTGAACACGTTGTAACTGCATTATTAAATGATTTAGGTGCAAATGGTGTTGTTATTGAAGATTCAGCAGAATTAGATAAAGAGCACGAAGATGTTTATGGTGAAATATATGAATTAAATCCTGAAGACTACCCTGATCATGATATTAGAGTGAAATGTTATTTTAATGAGCTTGTGTTTACAGAAGAATTAGAGCAAGAAATTAAAGATACAATTTCAAAAGTAGAAGGCATTAATGCTGAAATACTTTCTTTTTCTAAGACAATTATTAAAGAATCAGACTGGGAGAATGAATGGAAAAATTACTTTCACCCATTTAAGGCTTCTGAAAGATTTGCAATTGTTCCAAGTTGGGAAGAATATGAAAATAATGATGAAGATTTATGCATCGAACTTGATCCAGGAATGGCATTTGGTACAGGTGATCATCCAACGACAAGCATGTGCTTAAAACATATAGAAGAAGTTGTTGAACCTACACACAAAGTCATTGATGTAGGAACAGGTTCAGGTATTTTAAGTATTGCTTGTCACTTGCTTGGTGTTAGATCAATAAAAGCAGTAGATTTAGATGATTTAGCAGTTAATGTAGCTAAAGAAAACTTTATAAAAAATGATTGTGATCAAGATATTTTGGCTGTTCCAGGTAACTTATTGACTGAAGAAACAGAACAATATGATGTGATAATTGCTAATATTTTAGCTCACATTATAGATTTAATGATTGAAGATAGTTACAATCGTTTAAATGATGGTGGATATTTTATTACTTCTGGTATAATAGATGAAAAGTCAGAAGAAATTATTGATAAATTAGAGCACTATGGTTACACAATTGAAAAAGTTTTAAGAGAAGATGGTTGGGTTTCAATAAGAGCTAGAAAGTAG
- a CDS encoding 16S rRNA (uracil(1498)-N(3))-methyltransferase — protein MQRYFLLENAELNQRFFIHNTDDIHHIKNVMRMQVDQKLILTFKDQKSLISKIIAFNSDNIELETIEDTTRLTELPVEITIASGMIKGDKYEWMIQKATEMGAHHFIAVQSERTVIKLDEKKRDKKIDRWQKIVKEASEQSMRLTIPDVKYQSNFKAVYDNMNEYDYVLIAYEEEAKRGETSNLHKVITQLEQGQKILLIFGPEGGLTENEVNLFESAEKVGLGPRILRAETAPLYALSALSYQLELMR, from the coding sequence ATGCAAAGATATTTCTTACTCGAAAACGCTGAGTTAAATCAGCGTTTTTTTATACATAATACGGATGATATACATCACATTAAAAATGTAATGCGTATGCAAGTTGATCAAAAATTAATATTAACGTTTAAAGATCAAAAGTCTTTAATATCGAAAATAATTGCCTTTAATTCAGATAACATTGAACTAGAGACAATAGAAGATACAACGAGACTTACAGAACTGCCTGTTGAGATTACAATTGCAAGTGGCATGATTAAAGGCGATAAATATGAATGGATGATTCAGAAAGCTACTGAAATGGGCGCACATCACTTTATTGCTGTTCAATCTGAACGTACGGTTATTAAATTAGACGAAAAAAAGCGCGACAAAAAGATTGATAGATGGCAAAAAATCGTTAAAGAAGCTAGTGAACAAAGTATGCGATTGACGATACCTGACGTAAAGTATCAGTCGAATTTTAAAGCGGTTTATGATAATATGAATGAATATGATTATGTATTAATAGCTTATGAAGAAGAGGCTAAACGCGGCGAAACGAGTAACTTACACAAAGTGATTACTCAACTTGAGCAAGGTCAGAAAATACTACTTATCTTTGGACCAGAGGGTGGATTAACTGAAAATGAAGTCAATCTATTTGAAAGTGCAGAGAAAGTAGGTCTCGGACCGAGAATTTTAAGAGCAGAAACCGCGCCTTTATATGCTCTATCTGCCTTGAGCTATCAATTAGAATTAATGAGGTGA
- the mtaB gene encoding tRNA (N(6)-L-threonylcarbamoyladenosine(37)-C(2))-methylthiotransferase MtaB, with amino-acid sequence MATVAFHTLGCKVNHYETEAIWQLFKEHDYERVDFETNADVFIINTCTVTNTGDKKSRQVIRRAIRKNPNAVVCVTGCYAQTSPAEIMAIPGVDIVVGTQDRHKLISYIEDYKASREPINGVGNIMKNRKYEELEVPYFTDRTRASLKIQEGCNNFCTFCIIPWARGLMRSRDPEQVVSQATTLVNSGYKEIVLTGIHTGGYGEDLKDYNLAQLLRDLEQVENLERIRISSIEASQLTDEVIDVIDQSTKVVRHLHIPLQSGSDTVLKRMRRKYTMAHFSERLQKLHKALPGLAVTSDVIVGFPGETEEEFQETYDFIVKHQFSELHVFPYSMRTGTPAARMTDQVDEDVKNDRVHRLIELSNQLAKDYASKFDQTVLEVIPEEKGSTDGKLVGYADNYMKIEFEGDETLIGELVKVKVTTPGYPINEGKLVKVVNHATNKDERIVAF; translated from the coding sequence TTGGCTACTGTAGCATTCCATACTTTAGGATGTAAAGTGAATCATTATGAAACTGAAGCAATTTGGCAATTATTTAAGGAACATGATTATGAAAGAGTGGATTTTGAAACAAATGCTGATGTGTTTATTATAAATACTTGTACAGTAACAAATACTGGCGATAAGAAGAGTAGACAAGTAATAAGACGTGCCATTCGTAAAAATCCAAATGCAGTTGTGTGTGTAACAGGATGTTATGCGCAAACTTCTCCTGCAGAAATCATGGCAATTCCTGGGGTAGATATTGTAGTTGGTACGCAAGATAGACATAAACTAATTTCTTATATCGAAGATTATAAGGCAAGTAGAGAACCAATAAATGGTGTTGGCAACATCATGAAGAACAGAAAGTATGAAGAATTAGAAGTACCATACTTTACGGATAGAACACGTGCATCATTGAAAATACAAGAAGGTTGTAATAACTTCTGTACATTCTGTATTATTCCTTGGGCAAGAGGTCTAATGAGATCAAGAGACCCTGAACAAGTTGTTAGCCAAGCAACAACACTAGTTAATTCAGGTTATAAAGAGATAGTATTAACAGGTATTCATACTGGTGGTTACGGTGAAGATTTAAAAGATTACAACTTAGCTCAATTATTAAGAGATTTAGAGCAAGTTGAGAATTTAGAACGCATTCGTATCTCATCTATAGAAGCGAGCCAATTAACTGATGAAGTAATCGATGTTATAGACCAATCAACTAAAGTTGTCCGTCATTTACACATTCCATTACAATCAGGTTCGGATACTGTATTAAAACGTATGAGAAGAAAGTATACGATGGCACATTTTTCTGAGAGACTACAGAAACTTCATAAAGCTCTACCAGGATTGGCAGTTACAAGTGATGTAATCGTAGGATTCCCTGGTGAAACTGAAGAAGAATTCCAAGAAACGTATGACTTTATCGTTAAACATCAATTCTCAGAATTACATGTCTTCCCATATTCAATGCGTACAGGTACACCTGCGGCAAGAATGACTGACCAAGTGGATGAAGATGTTAAGAATGATCGTGTGCATCGTTTAATCGAATTATCTAACCAACTTGCGAAAGATTATGCTTCTAAATTTGATCAGACGGTTCTTGAAGTGATTCCAGAAGAAAAGGGCTCAACGGATGGAAAATTAGTAGGATATGCCGATAATTACATGAAGATAGAATTTGAAGGCGATGAAACATTAATTGGAGAACTTGTAAAAGTTAAAGTAACAACACCTGGTTATCCAATTAATGAAGGAAAACTTGTAAAAGTAGTCAATCATGCAACTAATAAGGACGAAAGAATAGTTGCGTTTTAA
- the rpsU gene encoding 30S ribosomal protein S21, with product MSKTVVRKNESIEDALRRFKRTVSKSGTIQEVRKREFYEKPSVKRKKKSEAARKRKFK from the coding sequence ATGTCTAAAACAGTAGTTCGTAAAAACGAATCAATCGAAGATGCGTTACGTCGCTTTAAACGTACAGTTTCAAAAAGCGGTACGATTCAAGAAGTACGTAAACGTGAGTTCTATGAAAAACCAAGCGTTAAACGTAAAAAGAAATCAGAAGCAGCTCGTAAACGTAAATTTAAATAA
- a CDS encoding NfeD family protein, translating to MNLGIISNESLSSIGDFISLPIVTLVLTCIIFLGALYQIYSKHINFAGILSIICTLIFFIGYVIIDEISLISVLLFGVGVLLVIIELFVIGAILGILGFIAIIASFILVGENILTMGMIIAIALILTTIEWVILVKGFNRKIPFFDKVILRDSTNKESGYTSHDDRSHLIGKLCVTYTALRPSGIIIVDDERIDAVSDGTFIQKDQQVKIVQVEGTRVVVREI from the coding sequence TTGAATTTAGGTATTATTTCAAATGAAAGTCTTTCATCTATTGGAGATTTTATTTCATTACCTATAGTTACATTAGTATTGACTTGTATTATTTTTCTAGGTGCGCTTTATCAAATTTATTCAAAACATATTAACTTTGCAGGCATCCTGAGTATTATTTGTACACTTATCTTCTTCATAGGATATGTTATTATCGATGAAATTAGTTTGATTTCCGTTTTACTATTTGGTGTAGGTGTACTGCTTGTAATCATTGAATTATTTGTAATTGGTGCAATACTAGGCATTCTTGGTTTTATAGCGATTATTGCTAGTTTTATACTAGTTGGGGAAAATATCCTTACAATGGGAATGATAATTGCTATCGCTTTAATTTTAACAACGATAGAGTGGGTGATATTAGTGAAAGGATTTAATCGGAAAATACCATTCTTTGATAAGGTCATTCTTCGAGATTCAACAAACAAAGAATCAGGCTACACATCTCATGATGATAGAAGTCATTTGATTGGCAAACTATGTGTAACATATACTGCTTTAAGACCCTCAGGTATTATCATAGTTGATGATGAAAGAATAGATGCAGTATCGGATGGTACGTTTATTCAAAAGGATCAACAAGTCAAAATTGTACAAGTTGAAGGTACAAGAGTAGTAGTAAGAGAAATATAA